TCTAACCACACTGACGAAGACCAGAACACGAACAAGGTTCTTCGATCAGCGTCCTTATCGAACCTTAGCTTAAAATGTCAGATCCAAAACAGTGTAGTGGGCTCGTTGGTTAAGTACAAGTATCGGATTATAGTATTTGTGGCAATCTTCTTGGTAGTTAAGTATGTTCAATACCGTTATCAAGTTCATAggactgaaaaattgaaggTAGATATCATCTACAAGGAAGTAATCCACAAACTTCAGCACCAAGCTAAGCTATCATCCCAAGTTCGTGGGAAGATCAATGCGTATATAGGAGCCAACCAACTTCGTGATTTGATTCTAGCCAACGAGCACAACTTGAAGCGCAGAATCAACCTTTGGCAACAAGTGGTAGGCAAGGTTGATCAAAACACCAACATTACCTCTCAACTAATTGAGGATCATGGTGAAATCATGAACGTCTGGCAGTGGATCAGTGAACTCTAGTATATATGTTGAATTGTATAAAGTAAATAGATAATAGCATGTATATTTTAATAATAGATTTTCAATTATCATTTATCAATCATTAAATAGTTTATCAAGACagaatatttcagattGAGACATTGGAATAGTGGTCAGCATACCAACACCCCTACAATTAATTCAACAGTCTCTGCTTCTACAAGTTAGAACAAGTTAGAAATCTATTAATGCGAAACCTAAATTAATTACTGGAATGATATGCCAAAATATTTGGATAACCCCAACAGAGATATCCCAACGGTTTGGCGATATAGCATACACCTTCTGTCTCGATACCATCGTAACCTTCAGATCTATCCCAGGAAGTACCGATGATGTAGTTGGTAGGGAATACGACGCCCTGTTTGTAGATGACAGATTTGGCAAACAAGACTGCTCCACCGACGGAGTCCAAGGGTACAGCATATTCGAATTCATGTAGATGCTGTTCTCTTtcattgttcttgttgtctaCATAGTTTTGGAAATGGTACATTTTTCCTGGAACATCACGAGGAACGTAATCCCATTGTTCCCATCTATCATCATCCATCTTTTCGAGCTGATTTTCGTCTGGCTTTGTACGTTGTCCTCTCCAGGAATTTTTATCATAATCTTGGTTGCCATCACGAATGATACGGGGAACAATAATGTCtttcttggagttgataAATGTGGATATGACTTTATCGGAATGgtccaacttgatgatatcaGCATCAAGAAACAAGGTGTACTGTTCTTGGTGTAAAGCAGTGTATAGAACGAAATTACGGGCTCTGGCAATTAAACGACGGCGCAAGCGTTGAACATTGTCGTTGTGTCTTTGATCTCTGGAAAATCCTGAGTTTTCCTCAAGGAACGGAGCCAGCAAAAGTGTAACTTTTCGAAGTGCTGGATTCTCGTAGATAGAAGAGTTCGTGTTGAAAATTGTCTCAACCTTACTGAATTCGGATGCACTGTTAATGAGGAAAGCAAGCGAGATGTCGTGTGTGTCATGTTGATACAAGGTGGAGATGGTATCGAAAAAGTCTACAAAGGTTCTTCCTTCCCCGTAGCCTGAGTTCAGTGCAATGGTCAGTACAATGAGAACTGTAGGTCTAGTTTTGCGGTCATCAAAAGGAGAATTCTTGACAGGAATATTACCATTGCTTCTTTGGTTATTCAGCACATATTCGACCTTGGTGTAGTTgaattcttcgtcaacGAATATGTTTTTGACGTATGGTTCTTTAATTGTGGATTTGTGTGTTGCTAAAGAAGCTGTAAAGTTCGCGAATTTTTGGTGGTGGCTGTGAGAGGTAAACACAAGGAAGAGAATGAGTAGCAAGGGGACAACCAAGTATCGCTTACCGTATTTGCCACGCATCTTATGGGGCTATATAGTGAAAAGTAAGCTGtggaaaagaagtcaaatAAAATCAAATAAAATCGAGAAAAGTTCTTAATATAGACTTGTGTGAGGAGAATTGGTCTTAGATTCTTGCTATATAATAATATGCCAAAAATATCTTCCGCGCCCAGGAACACAAAGCAGTACAAATAATtcaagaagtagaaagttGTAATTAGACGCCCAATTGAAGAGCAGATGGCTCGCTACTTAAACTATTTTTTATAGTATTTGGGTTGATAAATGTACCCATGTGTATCTCGCTTGATGCTCCAAACGCGCTCACGACATCTTATATTGAGCTCCCGTAACAATGACATTGACTTTTGCTCGTCCCGTTACCATCATCACATTTACCAAGTACCTTGTATACGCTTAGCACTATTCCTCAATTTCGGAAAATAGTCTCTTCAAGTACCGACTGGAATATGTGGCACTTATTATTATTCAGTTTGGAAACAAAGAATTTTCAGGAAGCAGTCCCTCTTACAGGCTCCATGAACCAAAAACGCAGTTTGTCACAGTTCACACATTCGGGCTCCTGCGATCGTAGAAGCGTAAATGCACAGAGCTTGTGAATTGGTAAACGTCCATTGAACTCGTTCTTGTTCACAATTCTAGCTACAGACTACAACCAAAGACTTGCTTTGCTGAAATGCTTGGTTCTTACATTTACATAGTTCACGTAGCAGGCGACTTTAGCAAGTATTATGCGACTGGTGGAAATATTGTTCCCCTTTCAGAACCTCAAATTCAGAGGCTCAAGAGTGGCAAAAGAATTATGTCAAAAGTCtattttattttttcaAGACAATTGCTAACCAAGAAATGTTTAAATTTAGTCAGTCGGCAAGGGGCCCAAAAGATAGAGTCTTCAATTGAGAAGAGAGCGACTGGCCAGATGTAGTTGAAACCGTAACGTCTACTTAAGACCCATCTCATGGCTCCCAACCCAGCCTAAGACACTATTTTTCCCATTCATATGGAAGAAATTCTCCGACGGTGATATCTTGTGAGTTCACCAACCAtaattgaatatttcacTTAACATGGCCACGTTTCTTCCACCGTGGCACTCTTATGCAGATTCATATTTGAGACCATGTAGGCTTATCAATGAAGCGCGATAAGAGGCTGTTGTGACAGTACCATCGATGACGCGGCACTGATGACGTGCTATTCTAAATCAAGtaaaaagaagatccaaACCAGTAAGAGCCAGAGACCCTGCTGCATTGGTAGCGGTTGGCTTCGTTTTAATTTGGTCTTCGAAGAACCtttgtatttttttcactaaCTATACTCCAAATGTAATGAACACTACCCTTTTGTTTCTTAGATTACCAGACTGTTAGTGCTCATATCAAAGTTATAACGTATATTTTAACCTTTGCAGACTTCACAAATTaatatcttcttgaagaaagcCCTGATAAACATCAATCGACTTGATGTTCCCCTTTCCTCTGTCCATCGTAATTCCATGATATTCTAgtatttttgcaattccttTAAAAAATACAGATAGATAAAAAATATAAGTATTTGTAATTTATTTGATCTTATCGCCCAAGCAACTGGAAAGCAACTTGCTTTGGGAATGAG
This Scheffersomyces stipitis CBS 6054 chromosome 3, complete sequence DNA region includes the following protein-coding sequences:
- a CDS encoding predicted protein, which codes for MRGKYGKRYLVVPLLLILFLVFTSHSHHQKFANFTASLATHKSTIKEPYVKNIFVDEEFNYTKVEYVSNNQRSNGNIPVKNSPFDDRKTRPTVLIVSTIASNSGYGEGRTFVDFFDTISTLYQHDTHDISLAFLINSASEFSKVETIFNTNSSIYENPALRKVTLLSAPFLEENSGFSRDQRHNDNVQRLRRRLIARARNFVLYTALHQEQYTLFLDADIIKLDHSDKVISTFINSKKDIIVPRIIRDGNQDYDKNSWRGQRTKPDENQLEKMDDDRWEQWDYVPRDVPGKMYHFQNYVDNKNNEREQHLHEFEYAVPLDSVGGAVLFAKSVIYKQGVVFPTNYIIGTSWDRSEGYDGIETEGVCYIAKPLGYLCWGYPNILAYHSSN